A window of Cohnella herbarum contains these coding sequences:
- a CDS encoding DUF4145 domain-containing protein → MSSEQGAVLLCYHCGNRTFMDLIKHHKHVDSEEIADSYGYIHNSADFVRNWYMYSCKVCGEITVQRENWFSEETHPDGRPIINSQVVYPQVTNKNSDMPDGVFEAFQAAIKVRHIDGAICALSVRRALEKMCKDKGATQNDLYRKLKHLADTKVLPPIVDEMAYILKQLGNAAAHADDIVFDDGIVTSIIEFTQIILDYVYNLPAKLKRVQDLRSGLGTDNTN, encoded by the coding sequence ATGTCATCAGAACAAGGTGCGGTATTATTATGCTATCATTGCGGGAACAGGACATTTATGGATTTAATAAAACATCACAAGCATGTTGATTCAGAAGAAATCGCAGATAGCTATGGATACATTCATAATAGCGCTGACTTCGTAAGGAACTGGTATATGTACTCTTGCAAAGTGTGTGGGGAAATCACGGTGCAACGAGAGAATTGGTTTTCCGAAGAAACGCATCCTGATGGCAGACCAATTATTAATTCTCAGGTAGTTTATCCGCAGGTCACCAACAAGAATTCTGATATGCCAGACGGGGTCTTTGAAGCTTTCCAAGCCGCCATTAAGGTGCGGCATATTGATGGAGCAATATGTGCTTTATCGGTGCGAAGAGCCCTAGAGAAAATGTGCAAGGATAAAGGGGCCACTCAAAATGATCTGTATAGAAAGTTAAAACATTTAGCTGATACTAAGGTTCTACCACCCATTGTTGATGAAATGGCATACATCTTGAAGCAACTCGGCAATGCTGCTGCTCATGCTGATGATATTGTGTTTGATGATGGGATTGTAACCTCGATAATAGAATTTACTCAGATAATTCTAGACTATGTATATAACTTACCTGCAAAATTGAAAAGGGTGCAAGATTTAAGGAGTGGACTCGGGACAGATAATACAAACTAA
- a CDS encoding SIR2 family protein produces MGINLPTAMVDMLKDGNCGLFIGAGISMSSPSNLPGWGKLLSNMIQHGIDLGRVDYKESIELTECVEKELLLEVAEYLADKLQGQYREYLVSIFDGSNLRSNDNHKYIAQINTPLIVTTNYDKLLEGSMDNPLICFLSPTMLQQIHKPGNRKKVLKIHGTISEPESLILSEKDYVRLMSREDLALVTKSYFHRYSFVFLGCSLTDPDILMFLKNLNNVFLGSTSPHYALVKQGSFNNIQSQYYKNTYNICLIPFDEYSELTTFLKSVVDLQKNSFNTDVVVKREILKSINDLIILEYYIHQIEFIHNRNFDRFSEVGEGKLTKGRISDILQDYEEAKKFYAYLSDQLTQTKYYDFPLDIYTTYYGKIDRCIELLKDKEIQRNQSKRRELSELDEYIMDNSDNFIKLMIAYVRMERVRINMGVNTGIEEEVILESYMEEFNFSYKEFN; encoded by the coding sequence ATGGGGATCAATTTACCGACTGCCATGGTTGATATGCTAAAAGATGGTAATTGCGGCTTGTTTATAGGGGCTGGAATAAGCATGTCGAGTCCATCAAATCTTCCTGGTTGGGGGAAGCTACTATCTAATATGATTCAACATGGAATTGATTTGGGGAGGGTTGATTACAAAGAATCAATTGAATTAACTGAATGTGTTGAAAAAGAACTTTTATTGGAAGTAGCAGAATACCTTGCGGATAAACTACAGGGACAATATAGGGAGTATCTTGTATCTATTTTTGATGGTTCTAATTTAAGGTCTAATGATAATCATAAATATATCGCTCAAATTAATACTCCTCTTATTGTAACGACAAACTACGATAAGCTTCTAGAGGGTTCTATGGATAACCCTTTAATTTGTTTTCTAAGTCCTACAATGTTACAGCAAATTCATAAGCCAGGTAACCGCAAGAAAGTATTGAAGATACATGGAACTATATCTGAACCTGAAAGTTTGATCCTCTCTGAGAAAGATTATGTGAGATTAATGTCTCGAGAAGATCTTGCCTTAGTTACAAAAAGTTATTTTCATAGATATTCTTTTGTGTTTTTAGGGTGTAGTCTTACTGATCCAGATATTCTTATGTTCCTTAAGAATTTGAATAATGTTTTTCTGGGAAGTACATCTCCTCACTACGCACTTGTTAAACAAGGGTCATTCAACAACATTCAATCTCAATACTATAAAAATACATACAACATTTGTTTAATTCCTTTTGATGAATACTCAGAATTAACAACATTTCTGAAATCTGTTGTTGATTTACAGAAAAATTCTTTCAACACAGATGTTGTTGTTAAACGAGAGATACTGAAGAGTATTAATGATTTAATTATATTGGAATACTATATACATCAGATAGAATTTATCCATAATCGTAATTTTGATAGATTCAGTGAAGTTGGAGAAGGAAAATTGACTAAGGGGCGAATCAGTGACATCTTACAAGATTATGAGGAAGCAAAGAAGTTTTATGCGTATTTGTCAGACCAACTAACTCAAACTAAATATTATGATTTTCCATTGGATATCTATACAACGTATTATGGGAAAATAGATAGATGCATTGAATTACTAAAAGATAAGGAAATTCAAAGAAACCAATCAAAAAGAAGGGAGCTTTCAGAGCTTGATGAATATATCATGGATAACTCCGATAATTTTATCAAACTAATGATTGCTTATGTAAGAATGGAAAGAGTTCGTATTAATATGGGAGTAAATACGGGTATTGAAGAAGAAGTGATTTTAGAAAGCTACATGGAGGAATTCAACTTTTCTTATAAAGAGTTTAATTAG
- a CDS encoding phosphorothioated DNA-binding restriction endonuclease — MNAEELKNKISNLSIWKKNGQRAPHKPLLLLYALGQLQQNVSHLPYEEVRMKLRKLLFEFGPSRKSYHPEEPFVRLTTDGIWELDVQVNKSQISDKQLVADHVKGGFSEDVLNLLKGNGRLIQEIADQLLNDHFPETIHQDLVEEVGLQLLMETKRRRDPDFRNKILRAYEFSCAICGFNVRLGHNLIAVEAAHIQWHQAGGPDTEENGVALCSLHHKLFDRGVFTITGDRQMLVAEEAHGTEGFEEWLMRFHRKRIRSPIRPVYQPKDTFIEWHIREVFRGPARYKVNEG, encoded by the coding sequence ATGAACGCTGAAGAACTGAAAAATAAAATCTCGAACTTATCGATATGGAAAAAGAATGGGCAAAGGGCGCCGCATAAACCTTTGCTTCTTTTGTATGCGCTGGGTCAGCTTCAGCAGAATGTATCACATCTGCCTTACGAAGAAGTTCGAATGAAACTAAGAAAGCTTCTATTTGAATTCGGTCCTTCGAGGAAGTCTTATCATCCGGAGGAGCCATTCGTACGATTGACGACGGATGGCATTTGGGAGCTGGATGTTCAGGTAAACAAGAGTCAGATTTCCGATAAACAATTAGTAGCTGATCATGTTAAGGGTGGCTTTTCTGAAGACGTTCTGAATCTGCTTAAGGGGAACGGTAGACTCATTCAGGAAATTGCGGATCAGTTGCTAAACGATCATTTTCCAGAGACGATACATCAGGACTTAGTGGAAGAAGTGGGTCTTCAGTTATTAATGGAAACAAAACGTAGACGAGACCCTGACTTTCGCAACAAAATATTGCGTGCCTACGAATTTAGCTGTGCCATATGCGGATTCAATGTAAGATTAGGCCATAATCTAATAGCAGTTGAAGCCGCACATATTCAATGGCATCAGGCTGGCGGACCAGATACAGAGGAAAACGGAGTTGCACTTTGCTCGTTACATCATAAGTTGTTTGACCGAGGGGTATTCACTATAACAGGTGACAGACAAATGCTTGTTGCAGAAGAGGCACATGGGACTGAAGGGTTCGAGGAGTGGCTCATGAGATTCCACAGGAAAAGGATTCGCTCTCCGATACGCCCGGTTTATCAGCCCAAAGATACCTTCATTGAATGGCATATTCGAGAAGTATTCAGAGGACCTGCTAGATATAAAGTTAACGAAGGATAA
- a CDS encoding DUF3427 domain-containing protein has translation MKQGLYEQVINQLTAKQLTALDTSAFEIGKEKLDVEEARKLLSSYIALVTRRALKMVREQTSNDEELILAQVQTCNEMIATLKNSLGQEECELLKLDEQGEVLTYIYSKINHIRSFKDEKVIRPATPLSQSSLFTGSHSEPNMLHELKHEIVTSDRIDFLVSFIKWSGLRILMEQLEAFTSNGGQLRVITTTYMEATDYKAIVELSKLPNTEIKISYDTERTRLHAKAYVFKRDTGFTTAYVGSSNLSNPALTSGLEWNLKVTEKDSYDVLKKIEATFESYWNDREFRSFIPSDTEHEQLLQQALRPNKSGEQGSLYFPFEITPYDYQKEILEKLDAQRTLYGRTYNLVVAATGVGKTVVSAFDYKRFAEKRPQARLLFVAHREEILRQSRDTFRYIIKDFNFGELHVGSNQAQALDHLFISIQSFNSMLLTERTTLDFYDYIVVDEFHHAAAPSYQKLLSYYKPQILLGLTATPERMDGKDILGYFGDTIAAEIRLTDAIDRKLLSPFQYFGVTDQVDLTQVKWSRRGYDLAELENLYTNNKIRAMQILNSMKKYVTDMDQVKGLGFCVGVDHAIYMAKVFEEAGLPAIALHGQSSDEERRQAKARLSGGEIKMIFVVDLYNEGVDIPAVNTILFLRPTESLTVFLQQLGRGLRLAEGKECLTVLDFIGQAHQDYNFQDKFRALIGHTKHSVQHYVENGFSSLPRGSFIQLEKQAKAYILRNLKQAILNRRSLIHKMKYFEGDTGLELSIENFVRYHGLSLYELYGGRTGNRTFNGLKEEAGVAETCEGYTWSNSEFVAKRVPALLNLNSRKLLKFLLAYLEEGMTPRSEEDQLMLNMFYYTFYRSEPTKNGFIGVDQAIQETLAYPAFREEVIEVLKFKLSHLDFVDKPNEFPYACPLDIHCSYSMDQILAAFGYWNEEKAPSFREGVKYFEEKTTDIFFITLNKSDKDFSPSTLYEDYAINERLFHWQTQSRTSEDSKTAQRYIHHKQMGTRIALFVREYKEEHNYTSPFVFLGEAEYVKHEGNKPMSFVWRLKIDMPPAMVPAANKVIV, from the coding sequence ATGAAACAAGGCCTCTACGAGCAAGTCATTAACCAACTAACGGCGAAGCAACTAACTGCCTTAGATACATCCGCATTCGAGATCGGCAAAGAAAAGCTTGACGTTGAAGAAGCGCGCAAGCTGCTTTCCAGCTATATCGCTCTGGTGACTCGTAGAGCCTTGAAGATGGTGCGGGAGCAGACGAGTAATGACGAGGAACTTATTCTTGCCCAGGTGCAGACCTGCAACGAGATGATCGCGACGCTGAAGAACAGTCTTGGACAGGAAGAGTGCGAGCTGTTGAAATTGGATGAGCAGGGTGAAGTACTTACATATATCTACTCCAAGATTAATCATATCCGTTCGTTCAAGGATGAGAAAGTCATCCGTCCAGCGACTCCGTTATCCCAGAGTTCCTTGTTTACTGGCTCTCACTCCGAGCCGAACATGTTGCACGAACTGAAACATGAGATAGTGACTTCCGATCGAATCGACTTTCTCGTGTCGTTCATCAAGTGGAGTGGTCTTCGTATTCTTATGGAGCAGCTGGAAGCTTTCACTTCAAACGGAGGCCAGCTTAGAGTCATTACTACGACGTACATGGAAGCGACGGATTATAAAGCGATTGTAGAGTTGAGCAAGCTCCCTAACACCGAAATAAAAATTTCCTACGATACGGAACGGACACGGCTGCACGCTAAAGCTTACGTTTTCAAGCGTGACACCGGATTTACAACCGCATATGTTGGCTCCTCCAACCTGTCTAATCCTGCGCTCACAAGTGGACTCGAATGGAATCTAAAAGTCACAGAGAAAGATTCTTACGACGTCCTCAAGAAAATCGAGGCGACTTTCGAAAGCTATTGGAACGATAGGGAATTCCGCAGCTTTATACCGTCCGATACGGAGCACGAACAATTGCTGCAGCAAGCCCTCCGCCCCAATAAATCGGGTGAGCAAGGCTCGCTTTATTTTCCGTTCGAGATTACCCCCTACGATTACCAGAAAGAGATACTAGAGAAGCTCGATGCTCAGAGAACGTTATATGGACGTACTTACAACCTCGTCGTTGCAGCAACAGGTGTAGGTAAGACCGTTGTATCGGCTTTCGATTACAAGAGATTCGCCGAGAAACGACCGCAAGCCAGATTGCTGTTTGTCGCCCACCGGGAAGAAATTCTGAGACAGAGCCGAGATACTTTCCGCTATATCATTAAGGATTTTAACTTCGGCGAGCTGCACGTGGGCAGCAATCAAGCGCAAGCTCTGGATCATCTCTTTATCAGTATTCAAAGTTTTAATTCCATGCTGTTAACGGAACGCACGACGCTTGACTTCTACGATTACATCGTCGTGGATGAATTTCACCACGCTGCGGCACCTTCTTATCAGAAGCTGCTATCTTACTACAAACCGCAAATTCTGCTCGGACTAACCGCGACGCCGGAACGGATGGACGGTAAAGACATTCTTGGATATTTCGGGGATACGATTGCCGCCGAGATCCGCCTAACGGATGCGATCGATCGGAAGCTGTTGAGTCCATTTCAATATTTTGGCGTGACTGATCAAGTCGATCTGACTCAGGTAAAATGGTCGCGACGCGGTTACGATCTTGCTGAGCTTGAGAACTTGTATACGAACAATAAGATTCGGGCGATGCAGATCCTTAATAGCATGAAGAAATACGTCACTGACATGGATCAGGTGAAAGGGCTTGGATTCTGCGTCGGTGTCGATCATGCGATCTATATGGCTAAAGTGTTTGAAGAGGCTGGATTGCCTGCCATCGCGCTACATGGTCAATCGAGTGACGAGGAACGACGGCAAGCGAAAGCCCGACTTTCGGGCGGAGAGATCAAGATGATCTTCGTCGTGGACCTCTATAACGAAGGAGTAGATATCCCTGCGGTCAATACCATTCTGTTCCTACGTCCTACAGAGAGTCTGACAGTATTCCTCCAACAATTGGGTCGAGGCTTAAGGTTGGCTGAAGGGAAGGAATGCCTGACCGTGCTTGATTTTATCGGACAAGCCCATCAAGATTACAATTTCCAGGATAAGTTTCGCGCACTGATCGGACATACGAAGCATTCAGTACAGCATTACGTCGAGAACGGGTTCTCCAGTCTCCCGAGGGGAAGCTTCATTCAGTTGGAGAAACAGGCCAAGGCGTACATCCTTCGAAACCTTAAACAAGCGATACTGAATCGTAGAAGCTTGATTCACAAGATGAAATATTTTGAGGGCGATACCGGATTAGAGCTCTCCATCGAGAATTTTGTACGATATCATGGGCTTAGCTTGTACGAGCTATATGGGGGCAGAACTGGGAATCGCACGTTTAATGGGCTTAAGGAAGAAGCCGGGGTCGCGGAAACCTGTGAGGGATACACTTGGAGTAATTCGGAATTCGTCGCCAAGAGGGTGCCCGCCTTGCTTAACCTAAATTCTCGAAAGCTGCTGAAATTTTTGTTGGCTTATCTGGAAGAGGGCATGACACCGCGGTCAGAAGAAGATCAGCTCATGCTGAACATGTTCTACTATACGTTCTACCGTTCTGAACCAACAAAGAATGGGTTCATCGGCGTGGATCAAGCGATTCAAGAAACGCTTGCCTATCCCGCATTTCGCGAAGAGGTCATCGAGGTACTGAAGTTCAAGCTGTCGCATCTCGATTTTGTGGACAAGCCGAACGAGTTCCCTTATGCTTGCCCGTTGGACATTCATTGCAGCTATTCCATGGATCAGATCTTGGCTGCATTCGGTTATTGGAACGAGGAGAAGGCTCCAAGCTTCAGGGAGGGCGTAAAGTATTTCGAGGAGAAGACGACGGATATCTTCTTCATTACGCTCAATAAGTCGGACAAGGATTTCTCGCCTTCCACTCTATACGAGGATTATGCGATTAACGAGCGGCTGTTCCATTGGCAAACTCAAAGCCGGACGTCCGAGGACTCCAAGACGGCACAACGTTACATTCATCATAAGCAAATGGGAACACGAATTGCCTTGTTCGTTCGGGAGTACAAGGAGGAGCACAATTATACTTCTCCGTTTGTTTTTCTGGGTGAGGCGGAGTACGTGAAACACGAGGGAAATAAACCAATGAGTTTCGTATGGCGGCTAAAGATCGATATGCCTCCGGCGATGGTGCCAGCAGCGAATAAAGTTATAGTGTAG
- the mutT gene encoding 8-oxo-dGTP diphosphatase MutT, with the protein MIEVAAAIIENAQGQILIAKRKVGKSQAGLWEFPGGKIEAGETAQDCLVRELQEEMNMLIQPGERFGVNEHDYGTVQIRLIAYWATFVSGEMRLVDHDEYAWVERDELNNYIFAPADIKFVEMLV; encoded by the coding sequence ATGATCGAAGTGGCTGCTGCTATTATTGAGAACGCACAAGGGCAGATTCTTATTGCAAAGCGGAAGGTGGGGAAGTCTCAAGCTGGTCTGTGGGAGTTTCCTGGCGGGAAGATCGAGGCTGGAGAAACCGCTCAAGACTGCTTGGTTCGAGAGCTACAGGAAGAGATGAACATGCTCATTCAACCGGGAGAGCGATTTGGGGTGAATGAGCATGATTATGGAACTGTACAGATCCGACTCATCGCATATTGGGCAACATTCGTAAGCGGCGAAATGAGGCTTGTCGATCACGACGAATACGCATGGGTAGAGCGGGACGAGCTCAACAATTACATTTTCGCACCGGCGGATATTAAGTTTGTTGAGATGTTAGTATGA